In Nocardioides marinus, one DNA window encodes the following:
- a CDS encoding flagellar biosynthetic protein FliR, whose amino-acid sequence MYVTLAGEPLLAYLLASVRIVAWLVVVPPFSTRAVPTMVKVVLSLGLALAVAPSLAQAEVPVSLPGLLVTVVTQAATGAALGFVTSLMFAAVAAAGSLVDVFGGFALAQGFDPLGQQGSTVFGTFHQWLFTMLLFASGGHLLVIGGLLRTFDLVPVGQVPQVSDGPGLLTRVFTLFVVISVQVALPMIAVLFVSDLGLALMTKVAPQLNALNVMFPAKIGMTLVLVGLSFPVLTTVVERVVEHAMRAMAALMGG is encoded by the coding sequence GTGTACGTCACCCTCGCCGGCGAGCCGCTGCTGGCCTACCTGCTGGCCTCGGTGCGCATCGTGGCCTGGCTGGTGGTCGTGCCGCCGTTCTCGACGCGGGCGGTGCCGACGATGGTCAAGGTGGTCCTCAGCCTCGGGCTGGCGCTGGCCGTCGCCCCCTCGCTGGCCCAGGCCGAGGTGCCGGTCAGCCTCCCCGGGCTGCTGGTCACGGTGGTGACCCAGGCCGCCACCGGCGCGGCACTGGGCTTCGTGACGTCGCTGATGTTCGCCGCCGTCGCCGCCGCCGGCAGCCTGGTCGACGTCTTCGGCGGCTTCGCGCTCGCGCAGGGCTTCGACCCGCTGGGCCAGCAGGGCAGCACCGTCTTCGGGACCTTCCACCAGTGGCTTTTCACGATGCTGCTCTTCGCCAGCGGCGGCCACCTGCTCGTGATCGGCGGGCTGCTGCGCACCTTCGACCTCGTGCCGGTGGGCCAGGTGCCGCAGGTGAGCGACGGGCCCGGCCTGCTGACCCGCGTCTTCACGCTGTTCGTCGTCATCTCGGTGCAGGTGGCGCTGCCGATGATCGCGGTCCTCTTCGTCTCCGACCTCGGGCTGGCCCTGATGACGAAGGTCGCACCGCAGCTCAACGCCCTCAACGTGATGTTCCCGGCCAAGATCGGCATGACGCTGGTCCTGGTCGGCCTGAGCTTCCCCGTCCTCACCACCGTGGTGGAGCGGGTCGTCGAGCACGCCATGCGCGCCATGGCCGCCCTGATGGGCGGCTGA
- a CDS encoding EscU/YscU/HrcU family type III secretion system export apparatus switch protein: MAGEKTEKATPKKRKESRKEGQVARTAELGGWISLFLVTLALPPALRHQADSITGLMSRCLRALEDPSVEVAAALFRDGGMAAFLTLVALGSTVLLLSTAITLAQGGFYVASKMMKPDLGKLSLLKGAKRMFGPQAWWELAKMLIKTVLVTGLVYQTVSTLIPMIGGLVPLTAAIEVGSDHAFAMLRNVALAGVAMGALDYLMARRRITKATNMTKQEVKDEHKQAEGDPMLKGQIRSRQLANARNRMIADVMESDVVLVNPTHVAVALRYQPERGAPVVVARGAGAVAARIREVATDAGVPLVQDVPLARALYRSTEVGMEIPTELFAAVAHVLAFVISRRHRGSYAGTHRSPRGEGPLPDVPHAGARRRRTPTASASPTGPTATPTAVAANPSGALPAGR, from the coding sequence GTGGCCGGTGAGAAGACCGAGAAGGCGACACCGAAGAAGCGCAAGGAGTCGCGCAAGGAGGGACAGGTCGCCCGCACCGCCGAGCTGGGTGGGTGGATCAGCCTGTTCCTGGTCACGCTGGCCCTGCCGCCGGCGCTGCGCCACCAGGCCGACTCGATCACCGGGCTGATGTCGCGGTGCCTGCGCGCCCTGGAGGACCCGAGCGTGGAGGTGGCCGCCGCCCTCTTCCGGGACGGCGGGATGGCGGCCTTCCTCACCCTGGTCGCCCTCGGCAGCACCGTGCTGCTGCTCAGCACCGCCATCACGCTGGCCCAGGGCGGCTTCTACGTCGCCTCGAAGATGATGAAGCCCGACCTCGGCAAGCTCAGCCTGCTCAAGGGCGCCAAGCGGATGTTCGGCCCGCAGGCGTGGTGGGAGCTGGCCAAGATGCTCATCAAGACCGTGCTGGTGACCGGGCTGGTCTACCAGACCGTCTCCACCCTGATCCCGATGATCGGCGGCCTGGTGCCGCTGACCGCGGCGATCGAGGTGGGCAGCGACCACGCCTTCGCGATGCTGCGCAACGTGGCCCTGGCCGGCGTGGCGATGGGCGCCCTGGACTACCTGATGGCCCGGCGCCGGATCACCAAGGCGACCAACATGACCAAGCAGGAGGTCAAGGACGAGCACAAGCAGGCCGAGGGCGACCCGATGCTCAAGGGCCAGATCCGCTCGCGCCAGCTCGCCAACGCCCGCAACCGGATGATCGCCGACGTGATGGAGTCCGACGTCGTGCTGGTCAACCCCACGCACGTCGCGGTCGCCCTGCGCTACCAGCCCGAGCGGGGGGCCCCGGTCGTCGTGGCCCGGGGAGCCGGCGCCGTCGCAGCCCGGATCCGCGAGGTGGCCACCGACGCCGGCGTACCCCTCGTGCAGGACGTGCCGCTCGCCCGCGCCCTCTACCGCTCCACCGAGGTCGGCATGGAGATCCCGACCGAGCTCTTCGCCGCGGTCGCCCACGTGCTGGCCTTCGTCATCAGCCGCCGCCACCGGGGCTCGTACGCCGGCACCCACCGTTCCCCGCGCGGCGAGGGCCCCCTGCCCGACGTGCCGCACGCCGGCGCGCGGCGCCGCCGCACCCCCACGGCGAGTGCCTCGCCGACCGGCCCCACAGCGACTCCGACCGCGGTCGCGGCGAACCCCTCAGGTGCCCTGCCCGCGGGTCGATAG
- the fliQ gene encoding flagellar biosynthesis protein FliQ, which produces MNDTTVIEIATLTMEVALKLSAPILLTALSVGFTVSLFQSMTQIQEFTLAFVPKVVAVGAALVASGNWMLQTLINFTEDLFAMIPGLLA; this is translated from the coding sequence CGACACCACGGTCATCGAGATCGCCACCTTGACGATGGAGGTGGCGCTGAAGCTGTCCGCGCCGATCCTGCTGACCGCCCTGTCGGTCGGCTTCACGGTGTCGCTGTTCCAGTCCATGACCCAGATCCAGGAATTCACCCTGGCCTTCGTCCCGAAGGTGGTCGCCGTCGGCGCCGCCCTCGTGGCCTCGGGCAACTGGATGCTGCAGACGCTCATCAACTTCACCGAGGACCTCTTCGCGATGATCCCCGGCCTGCTGGCCTGA
- the flhA gene encoding flagellar biosynthesis protein FlhA has protein sequence MSLQRLTQIGVPIGIVMIVVMLVVPLPAVVLDMLIAANIAGALLVLLTAMSVTRPLDFAAFPALLLVMTLFRLALNVSATRLVLLDGYAGKVIETFGHFVVGGSLIVGLIIFVILLIIQFVVITKGAERVAEVGARFTLDAMPGKQMAIDADLNSGLIDEDEARRRRQEVHAEADFYGAMDGASKFVKGDAIAAILITVVNLIGGMAIGLAQLGMSPGDAVSTYSLLTVGDGLVSQIPALLLSVATGLVVTRSAAESDMGTDIVKQITGNKNALQIAGFGAMALCLIPGLPKIPFLLVGGVMLLFSARAGREEPAAVEATEQVAELPAADHPEQLAEEIQVDPLGLELAADMIDLVDQAHGGDLLQRVKALRRKIAGDLGVVVPLVRTRDNLELPSRTYAIKLFDIEVARGEAPPGTILAIGDFLGSLPGEATREPVFGLEAKWIPAELRAQAELSGATVVERSAVITTHLSQIVTTYAARLLGREDVRLLTDVVKRTHPNVVDELTPALLSLGEVQRVLQQLLEEGIAIRDLVRIYEALSLKAAQTKDVDALVDAARTSLGPAVVAPYVAGGTVHVLSFDPVFEQRLLESLRHGEQGATLVLDPVTAQTIIGGLAQQLVQAENHNIRPVLVCAPQLRAAVRRLVRPAIDRLAVLAYPELTGTAQVRSVGVVGGERNPVLTGEQHAAATAPVPAPTSVAMGA, from the coding sequence ATGTCCCTCCAGCGCCTGACCCAGATCGGCGTCCCGATCGGGATCGTCATGATCGTCGTGATGCTCGTCGTCCCGCTGCCCGCGGTGGTCCTCGACATGCTGATCGCGGCCAACATCGCCGGCGCGCTGCTGGTGCTGCTGACCGCGATGTCGGTGACCAGGCCCCTGGACTTCGCGGCGTTCCCCGCGCTGCTGCTGGTGATGACGCTGTTCCGGCTGGCGCTCAACGTCAGTGCGACCCGGCTGGTGCTGCTCGACGGCTACGCCGGCAAGGTCATCGAGACCTTCGGCCACTTCGTCGTCGGCGGCTCGCTCATCGTGGGCCTGATCATCTTCGTGATCCTGCTGATCATCCAGTTCGTCGTGATCACCAAGGGCGCCGAGCGGGTCGCCGAGGTCGGGGCCCGCTTCACCCTCGACGCGATGCCCGGCAAGCAGATGGCCATCGACGCCGACCTCAACTCCGGCCTCATCGACGAGGACGAGGCCCGGCGCCGGCGCCAGGAGGTGCACGCCGAGGCCGACTTCTACGGCGCGATGGACGGTGCCTCGAAGTTCGTCAAGGGCGACGCGATCGCCGCCATCCTCATCACCGTCGTCAACCTCATCGGCGGCATGGCCATCGGCCTGGCCCAGCTCGGCATGTCGCCCGGCGACGCCGTCTCGACCTACTCACTGCTCACCGTCGGTGACGGACTGGTCAGCCAGATCCCCGCCCTGCTGCTCTCGGTGGCCACCGGCCTGGTGGTCACGCGCAGCGCGGCGGAGTCCGACATGGGCACCGACATCGTCAAGCAGATCACCGGCAACAAGAACGCCCTGCAGATCGCCGGGTTCGGCGCCATGGCGCTGTGCCTGATCCCCGGCCTGCCGAAGATCCCGTTCCTCCTGGTCGGCGGCGTGATGCTGCTGTTCTCCGCCCGCGCCGGCCGTGAGGAGCCCGCGGCCGTCGAGGCCACCGAGCAGGTCGCGGAGCTGCCCGCGGCCGACCACCCCGAGCAGCTGGCCGAGGAGATCCAGGTCGACCCGCTGGGCCTGGAGCTGGCGGCCGACATGATCGACCTGGTCGACCAGGCCCACGGCGGCGACCTGCTGCAGCGGGTCAAGGCGCTGCGCCGCAAGATCGCGGGCGACCTCGGCGTCGTCGTTCCCCTGGTGCGCACCCGCGACAACCTCGAGCTGCCCAGCCGCACCTACGCCATCAAGCTCTTCGACATCGAGGTCGCGCGCGGCGAGGCGCCCCCGGGCACCATCCTGGCCATCGGCGACTTCCTCGGCTCGCTGCCGGGCGAGGCCACCAGGGAGCCGGTCTTCGGCCTCGAGGCGAAGTGGATCCCCGCCGAGCTGCGGGCCCAGGCAGAGCTGAGCGGCGCCACGGTCGTGGAGCGCTCGGCGGTGATCACGACCCACCTCTCCCAGATCGTCACCACCTACGCAGCGCGGCTGCTCGGGCGCGAGGACGTCCGGCTGCTCACCGACGTCGTCAAGCGCACCCACCCCAACGTGGTCGACGAGCTCACGCCCGCCCTGCTCTCGCTCGGTGAGGTCCAGCGGGTGCTGCAGCAGCTGCTGGAGGAGGGCATCGCGATCCGCGACCTGGTCCGGATCTACGAGGCGCTGTCGCTCAAGGCGGCCCAGACCAAGGACGTCGACGCCCTCGTCGACGCCGCGCGCACCTCCCTCGGCCCGGCCGTGGTGGCGCCGTACGTCGCCGGCGGGACCGTCCACGTGCTCAGCTTCGACCCGGTCTTCGAGCAACGGCTCCTGGAGTCGCTGCGCCACGGCGAGCAGGGCGCCACGCTGGTGCTGGACCCGGTCACCGCCCAGACGATCATCGGCGGGCTGGCCCAGCAGCTCGTCCAGGCCGAGAACCACAACATCCGGCCCGTGCTCGTGTGCGCGCCGCAGCTGCGCGCGGCCGTGCGCCGGCTGGTCCGGCCGGCCATCGACCGGCTCGCCGTCCTGGCCTACCCCGAGCTGACCGGCACCGCGCAGGTGCGCTCGGTCGGTGTCGTCGGCGGCGAGCGCAACCCCGTCCTCACCGGCGAGCAGCACGCCGCGGCGACCGCCCCGGTCCCCGCGCCCACCAGCGTCGCGATGGGAGCCTGA
- a CDS encoding PTS sugar transporter subunit IIA translates to MPEVLDAGSVVLQGSATTRDAAIDEAGALLVAAGAVSQAYVAAMHERETSVSTYMGNGLAIPHGTNEAKSEIAHSAMCFVRYAEPIDWKGQPAEFVVGIAGAGDDHLTLLSQLAGVFSDVDQVARLRAAGSVQEVLGILSDQG, encoded by the coding sequence GTGCCTGAGGTCCTCGACGCCGGCTCCGTGGTCCTTCAGGGCAGCGCCACCACCCGTGACGCCGCCATCGACGAGGCCGGTGCCCTGCTGGTCGCGGCCGGTGCGGTGAGCCAGGCCTACGTGGCCGCCATGCACGAGCGGGAGACCTCGGTCTCGACGTACATGGGCAACGGCCTGGCGATCCCGCACGGCACCAACGAGGCGAAGTCGGAGATCGCGCACAGCGCGATGTGCTTCGTCCGCTACGCCGAGCCGATCGACTGGAAGGGGCAGCCGGCCGAGTTCGTCGTCGGCATCGCCGGGGCCGGGGACGACCACCTGACGCTGCTCTCACAGCTCGCGGGGGTCTTCTCCGACGTCGACCAGGTCGCGCGCCTGCGCGCGGCCGGGTCGGTCCAGGAGGTGCTCGGCATCCTGTCCGACCAGGGCTGA
- a CDS encoding PTS mannitol transporter subunit IICB: MASTTSAAPGVGARVRVQQFGTFLSNMVMPNIGAFIAWGLITAMFIEVGWLPRYLGIGDSPDSWVAKFGGWGDFAGGGIVGPMIIFLLPLLIGYTGGRMGYGDNSTRGGVVGAIATMGVIVGTDIPMFMGAMIMGPLGGWSMRKVDSLWDGKIKPGFEMLVNNFAAGIWGMILTILGFVVMSPVVTWIADRLGEGVDILVDNSLLPFTSIIIEPAKVLFLNNALNHGVLTPLGTTEAAESGKSVLFLLEANPAAGAGLLLAYMMFGKGLAKASAPGALLIHFVGGIHEIYFPYVLMKPKLILAMIAGGFTQILVNVLFNSGLRAPAAPGSILAVYAQTPGDSVLGVTLSVLAGAAATFAVAAILLKMDKTEEADDELVGATAHMESLKGKSSSVSSVLTGGAAVMTRPIQRIVFACDAGMGSSAMGASVLRKKIEAAGYSDVTVVNQAIGNLTDEYDVIVCHQDLADRAAQRTPSATLVAVDNFMASPRYDEIVTMVGASRA; encoded by the coding sequence ATGGCCTCCACCACCTCCGCAGCGCCCGGGGTGGGCGCACGCGTCCGGGTGCAGCAGTTCGGCACCTTCTTGTCCAACATGGTCATGCCCAACATCGGCGCGTTCATCGCCTGGGGCCTGATCACCGCGATGTTCATCGAGGTCGGCTGGCTGCCGCGCTACCTCGGCATCGGGGACTCGCCCGACAGCTGGGTCGCCAAGTTCGGTGGGTGGGGTGACTTCGCCGGCGGCGGCATCGTCGGCCCGATGATCATCTTCCTGCTGCCGCTGCTGATCGGCTACACCGGCGGCCGGATGGGCTACGGCGACAACAGCACCCGCGGCGGCGTCGTGGGCGCCATCGCGACGATGGGCGTCATCGTGGGCACCGACATCCCGATGTTCATGGGCGCCATGATCATGGGCCCGCTCGGCGGTTGGTCGATGCGCAAGGTCGATTCGCTGTGGGACGGCAAGATCAAGCCCGGCTTCGAGATGCTGGTCAACAACTTCGCCGCCGGCATCTGGGGCATGATCCTCACCATCCTCGGCTTCGTCGTGATGAGTCCGGTGGTCACCTGGATCGCAGACCGGCTGGGTGAGGGGGTGGACATCCTCGTCGACAACAGCCTGCTGCCGTTCACCTCGATCATCATCGAGCCGGCGAAGGTGCTCTTCCTCAACAACGCGCTCAACCACGGCGTCCTCACACCGCTGGGCACCACCGAGGCCGCGGAGTCCGGCAAGTCCGTGCTGTTCCTCCTCGAGGCCAACCCGGCTGCCGGTGCCGGTCTGCTGCTGGCGTACATGATGTTCGGCAAGGGCCTGGCGAAGGCCTCGGCCCCCGGCGCCCTGCTGATCCACTTCGTGGGCGGCATCCACGAGATCTACTTCCCCTACGTGCTGATGAAGCCCAAGCTGATCCTCGCGATGATCGCGGGCGGCTTCACCCAGATCCTGGTCAACGTCCTGTTCAACTCCGGCCTGCGTGCTCCGGCGGCCCCGGGCTCGATCCTGGCCGTCTACGCCCAGACGCCCGGTGACAGCGTGCTGGGGGTGACGCTCTCGGTCCTGGCCGGTGCGGCCGCCACCTTCGCCGTGGCCGCGATCTTGTTGAAGATGGACAAGACCGAGGAGGCCGACGACGAGCTCGTCGGCGCGACCGCGCACATGGAGAGCCTGAAGGGCAAGAGCTCCTCGGTCTCCTCCGTGCTCACCGGCGGCGCGGCCGTGATGACCCGCCCGATCCAGCGCATCGTTTTCGCCTGCGACGCCGGCATGGGTTCCTCGGCGATGGGTGCCTCGGTGCTGCGCAAGAAGATCGAGGCGGCCGGCTACTCCGACGTGACGGTGGTCAACCAGGCCATCGGCAACCTCACCGACGAGTACGACGTCATCGTCTGCCACCAGGACCTCGCCGACCGGGCGGCCCAACGCACGCCTTCTGCCACCCTGGTCGCCGTGGACAACTTCATGGCCAGCCCGCGCTACGACGAGATCGTCACGATGGTGGGTGCCTCGCGTGCCTGA